One part of the Polycyclovorans algicola TG408 genome encodes these proteins:
- a CDS encoding calcium/sodium antiporter, whose product MVIVLFVLGLVLLIIGAEALVRGASRLAAMFGISSLVVGLTVVAFGTSSPELAVSINAALNDQASIALGNVVGSNIFNVLFILGAAALIVPLTVSHALIRRDVPLMIAVSVLVWLFAFNGTLSRVEGLALCAMLAAYIGLLIVHSRRETAAAAPGETPAPKATAKTWVVNLGLVAVGLVLLVVGSKWLVDGAVTFARHLGVSELVVGLTIVAAGTSLPEVVTSIIAALRGERDIAVGNVVGSNLFNLMGVLGIASVVAPAGMAVTPAVITFDLPVMMAVAFACLPIFFTGGEISRGEGALLFGYYLAYTAYLVLAATNSSVLPVVKTAMLYFVLPLTLLTLMVTLRQARRRADG is encoded by the coding sequence ATGGTCATCGTTCTGTTTGTTCTGGGCTTGGTGCTGTTGATCATCGGCGCTGAGGCGCTGGTTCGCGGCGCCTCGCGGCTGGCGGCGATGTTTGGCATCTCATCTCTGGTCGTGGGCCTCACGGTGGTGGCTTTTGGCACCAGTTCGCCGGAACTGGCGGTGAGCATCAACGCCGCGCTCAATGACCAGGCCAGCATCGCGCTGGGCAACGTGGTCGGCAGCAACATTTTCAACGTGCTGTTCATTCTCGGCGCCGCCGCACTGATCGTGCCGCTGACCGTCAGCCACGCGCTGATTCGCCGCGACGTGCCGCTGATGATCGCGGTGTCGGTGCTGGTGTGGCTGTTTGCCTTCAATGGCACGCTAAGCCGGGTCGAGGGGCTGGCGCTGTGCGCAATGCTCGCCGCCTACATCGGGCTGCTGATCGTCCACAGCCGCCGCGAAACGGCCGCCGCCGCACCGGGTGAGACCCCTGCACCGAAGGCCACCGCCAAGACCTGGGTGGTCAATCTGGGGCTGGTGGCCGTGGGCCTTGTGCTGCTGGTAGTCGGCTCGAAATGGCTGGTCGATGGCGCCGTGACCTTCGCCCGCCATCTGGGCGTGAGCGAATTGGTGGTCGGCCTGACCATCGTGGCGGCCGGCACCTCGCTGCCCGAGGTGGTGACCTCGATCATCGCCGCGCTGCGTGGCGAGCGCGACATCGCAGTCGGCAACGTGGTGGGCAGCAACCTGTTCAACCTGATGGGCGTGCTCGGCATTGCCAGCGTCGTGGCGCCGGCCGGCATGGCGGTGACACCGGCGGTGATCACCTTTGACCTGCCGGTGATGATGGCCGTGGCCTTTGCCTGCCTGCCGATCTTCTTCACCGGCGGCGAGATCAGTCGCGGCGAAGGCGCGCTCCTGTTTGGCTATTACCTGGCCTACACGGCTTACCTCGTGCTCGCCGCCACCAACAGCAGCGTGTTGCCGGTGGTGAAGACCGCGATGCTCTATTTCGTGCTGCCGCTGACGCTGCTGACCCTGATGGTGACCCTGAGACAGGCGCGCCGCCGCGCAGACGGCTGA
- a CDS encoding PaaI family thioesterase: MDVAGTINFRIVEQHDDQVVGEMPLDTGLLNPFGTVHAGAILWFADVCATALAFGNRDMTEGISGFPLAVSLNANLLGNQKSGTFRATARFVKKGRRLTVVRTSVTGADGRIIAEVTTTHVPA; encoded by the coding sequence ATGGATGTCGCTGGAACTATCAACTTTCGCATCGTCGAGCAGCACGATGACCAGGTGGTGGGCGAGATGCCCCTGGACACCGGCTTGCTCAACCCATTTGGGACGGTGCACGCGGGCGCCATTCTCTGGTTTGCCGACGTTTGCGCCACGGCACTGGCCTTTGGCAATCGCGACATGACCGAAGGCATCTCGGGGTTTCCCTTGGCCGTCTCACTCAATGCCAACCTGCTGGGCAATCAGAAGAGCGGCACCTTTCGCGCCACCGCGCGATTCGTGAAGAAAGGTCGGCGGCTGACCGTGGTGCGCACGTCGGTGACCGGCGCCGACGGCCGGATCATCGCCGAGGTGACCACCACGCACGTGCCGGCCTGA
- the hemP gene encoding hemin uptake protein HemP, whose product MTPFADAAPQLNSATARPRPAASNDPRPRLRSESLFRDGQSEVLIDHGDQCYRLRLTRQGKLLLHK is encoded by the coding sequence ATGACGCCTTTTGCCGACGCAGCCCCGCAACTCAACTCCGCGACCGCCCGCCCCCGACCCGCAGCCAGCAACGATCCGCGCCCGCGTCTACGCTCAGAAAGTCTGTTCCGCGACGGGCAGTCGGAAGTTCTGATCGATCACGGTGACCAGTGCTACCGGCTGCGGCTGACGCGCCAGGGCAAGTTACTGCTGCACAAGTAA
- a CDS encoding ferredoxin--NADP reductase, producing MNPENLIDAAPRRVGNFNVERVTEVHHWTDAYFSFTTTRSEEFRFASGQFVMLGLLVDDRPLMRAYSIASAAWEDELNFFSIKVQDGPLTSRLQHLSVGDDVLVGRKPTGTLLIDDLHPGRTLFLLGTGTGLAPWLSVIRDPATYERFEHVVVAHGVRHLSDLAYQDALTHQLARHEWLGPSIAEKLHYYPAVTREPFKHQGRLTHLLDSGQMCTDLGLPALDPEHDRAMICGSPTVLADLRAVLDQRGFAPSPRIGTPGDYVFERAFVEH from the coding sequence ATGAACCCAGAAAACCTGATTGACGCCGCGCCGCGCCGCGTCGGCAATTTCAACGTCGAGCGCGTCACCGAGGTCCATCACTGGACCGACGCCTACTTCAGCTTCACCACCACCCGCAGCGAAGAGTTCCGGTTTGCCAGCGGCCAATTCGTGATGCTGGGGCTCTTGGTCGACGATCGCCCGCTGATGCGCGCCTATTCGATCGCCTCGGCCGCATGGGAAGACGAGCTGAATTTCTTCAGCATCAAGGTGCAGGACGGCCCGCTGACCTCGCGTCTGCAGCATCTGTCGGTGGGCGACGATGTGCTGGTGGGCCGCAAGCCGACCGGCACGCTGCTGATTGATGACTTGCACCCCGGCCGCACGCTGTTCCTGCTGGGCACCGGTACGGGCCTCGCGCCGTGGTTGTCGGTGATTCGCGACCCGGCCACCTACGAGCGCTTCGAGCATGTGGTGGTCGCCCACGGCGTGCGCCACCTGTCGGATCTGGCTTACCAGGACGCGCTGACCCACCAGCTTGCCCGTCACGAATGGCTGGGTCCGAGCATCGCCGAGAAACTGCACTACTACCCGGCTGTGACCCGTGAGCCCTTCAAGCATCAGGGCCGCCTCACGCACCTGCTCGACAGCGGCCAGATGTGCACCGACCTGGGCCTGCCGGCGCTTGATCCCGAGCACGACCGTGCGATGATCTGTGGCAGCCCCACGGTGCTCGCCGACCTGCGTGCCGTGCTCGACCAGCGCGGTTTTGCGCCTTCGCCGCGCATTGGCACACCCGGGGATTACGTGTTCGAGCGGGCCTTCGTCGAGCACTGA
- a CDS encoding cation:proton antiporter domain-containing protein produces MEPLMIALAFAAGFAARWVGLPPLIGFLAAGFMLNGLGLESGPALQLIADLGVTLLLFTIGLKLDIRSLLRAEIWGAASLNMVASTMALMAVLAAAKFAGMAMMTDLDATGLLVLGFALSFSSTVFAIKVLEDRSELTSLYGVVAIGILIMQDLFAVVFLAASSGEPPSPWALSLILLWPAARVMRMLLTRVGHGELQVLYGTFLSLVVGYSFFEAVGLKGDLGALIIGMLLASHASTAGLAKSLFHLKELFLVGFFLNIGLGAMPDVSMVIMALLLVAVLPLKSALYFFILMRFKLRTRTGLLATLSLTNYSEFGLIVAAIAISAGWLPEDWLVVISLALATSFVAASALNSASEWLYTTLRDRLKRFESAELMAADQPITLEGVDAVVLGMGRIGSGAYQRLSEKHGYRVLGIDNSPAKLALHKKAGHRVIEGDAVDSDFWDKLVIADRVQLILLAMPQHSGNLYALTRLKHRNFSGRIAAIVQYQDEIEPLRALGANAVFHIYEEAGSAFADDAVADLLALKPASSSGPSRPG; encoded by the coding sequence ATGGAACCCTTGATGATTGCCCTGGCCTTCGCCGCCGGGTTTGCCGCCCGCTGGGTGGGTTTGCCCCCACTGATCGGCTTTCTCGCCGCCGGCTTCATGCTCAACGGCTTGGGGCTGGAGAGCGGCCCGGCGCTGCAGTTGATTGCCGATCTGGGCGTCACCCTGCTGCTGTTCACCATTGGCCTCAAGCTCGACATTCGCAGCCTGTTGCGCGCCGAAATATGGGGTGCCGCCTCCCTGAACATGGTCGCCTCGACGATGGCGCTGATGGCGGTACTGGCCGCTGCCAAGTTCGCCGGCATGGCGATGATGACCGACCTCGACGCCACCGGATTGCTGGTGCTCGGCTTCGCCCTGAGCTTTTCGAGCACGGTGTTCGCGATCAAAGTGCTGGAAGACCGGAGTGAGCTGACCTCGCTCTACGGCGTGGTGGCGATTGGCATCCTCATCATGCAGGACCTTTTCGCAGTGGTTTTTCTCGCCGCATCGAGCGGCGAACCCCCCAGCCCGTGGGCGCTGAGCCTGATTCTGCTGTGGCCGGCGGCAAGGGTGATGCGCATGCTGCTGACCCGCGTCGGCCACGGCGAGCTGCAAGTGCTGTACGGCACCTTTCTGTCGCTGGTGGTGGGCTACAGCTTCTTCGAGGCGGTCGGCCTCAAGGGTGATCTGGGCGCCCTGATCATCGGCATGTTGCTCGCCTCGCATGCCTCCACCGCAGGGCTGGCCAAGTCACTCTTTCACCTGAAAGAACTGTTCCTGGTGGGCTTCTTTCTCAACATCGGCCTCGGCGCGATGCCGGATGTGTCGATGGTGATCATGGCGCTGCTGCTGGTGGCGGTGTTGCCGCTGAAGTCGGCGCTGTATTTTTTCATCCTGATGCGCTTCAAGTTGCGCACCCGCACAGGCCTGTTGGCCACCCTGTCGCTGACCAATTATTCAGAATTTGGCCTGATCGTGGCCGCCATCGCCATCTCGGCCGGGTGGCTGCCCGAGGACTGGCTGGTGGTGATTTCGCTGGCACTGGCCACCAGCTTCGTCGCCGCCAGCGCCCTCAACAGTGCCAGTGAATGGCTGTACACGACACTGCGCGACCGCCTCAAGCGATTCGAGTCTGCCGAATTGATGGCCGCCGATCAGCCGATCACGCTGGAAGGCGTCGATGCCGTAGTGCTGGGCATGGGGCGCATCGGCAGCGGCGCCTATCAGCGGCTCAGCGAGAAGCATGGCTATCGCGTGCTCGGCATCGACAACAGCCCGGCCAAGCTGGCGCTGCACAAAAAGGCCGGCCATCGGGTCATCGAGGGCGACGCGGTGGACTCGGACTTCTGGGACAAGCTGGTCATCGCCGACCGGGTTCAGCTCATTCTGCTGGCCATGCCCCAGCACTCCGGCAACCTGTACGCGCTGACCCGCCTAAAGCATCGGAATTTCAGCGGGCGCATCGCCGCCATCGTCCAGTATCAGGACGAAATCGAGCCCCTGCGGGCACTCGGCGCCAATGCGGTGTTTCACATCTACGAGGAAGCCGGCTCGGCATTTGCGGACGATGCCGTCGCCGACCTGCTCGCGCTCAAGCCGGCATCTTCCAGTGGGCCATCTCGGCCGGGTTGA
- a CDS encoding ferritin-like domain-containing protein encodes MNAVWAALVARDPDDKCARVAALRCPEAGFDRDGWTGRWAQVPGRPDLPRLVAPREVPHRGLGSVEGRAALIHAVAHIEFNAINLALDAVCRFGNLPPAFDHDWLAVAQDEARHFGWLTARLAQLGHAYGDFPAHNGLWEAAEKTAHDPLVRMACVPRVLEARGLDVTPGMIAKLEQAGDLQTVAILHDILREEVAHVAVGTRWYRWLCAQRGVDADALFPALLAEYDMHLKAPFNWVARKAAGFNPAEMAHWKMPA; translated from the coding sequence ATGAACGCCGTCTGGGCCGCGCTGGTGGCCCGCGACCCTGACGACAAATGCGCCCGTGTCGCCGCCCTGCGCTGTCCCGAGGCGGGCTTCGACCGCGACGGTTGGACGGGTCGCTGGGCACAGGTGCCGGGCCGCCCCGACCTGCCGCGCCTGGTGGCGCCGCGCGAGGTGCCGCATCGCGGCCTTGGCAGCGTCGAGGGCCGCGCCGCGTTGATTCATGCGGTGGCGCACATCGAGTTCAATGCCATCAACCTGGCGTTGGACGCGGTCTGCCGCTTCGGCAATCTGCCGCCCGCGTTTGACCACGACTGGTTGGCCGTGGCGCAGGACGAAGCCCGGCACTTCGGCTGGCTGACCGCGCGGCTGGCGCAATTGGGCCATGCATACGGCGACTTTCCGGCGCACAACGGCCTGTGGGAAGCGGCCGAGAAAACTGCCCACGATCCACTGGTGCGCATGGCTTGCGTGCCGCGCGTGCTGGAGGCGCGCGGGTTGGACGTGACGCCCGGCATGATCGCCAAACTCGAACAGGCGGGTGACCTTCAAACCGTGGCCATCCTTCACGACATCCTGCGCGAAGAGGTGGCGCACGTGGCGGTGGGCACGCGCTGGTATCGCTGGCTGTGTGCGCAACGCGGGGTCGATGCCGACGCGCTGTTTCCCGCGCTGTTGGCGGAGTACGACATGCATCTGAAAGCGCCATTCAACTGGGTGGCGCGCAAGGCGGCTGGCTTCAACCCGGCCGAGATGGCCCACTGGAAGATGCCGGCTTGA
- a CDS encoding O-succinylhomoserine sulfhydrylase, producing the protein MTLPIDPDWSTATLGVRAAAPETLSRDHSLPIALTSSFTFESAAQAAASFADPDPDAFIYSRFTNPTVQAFEQRLAAMEGGESCIATASGMAAIFTLCLAVMKTGDHLLTSRGLFGSTTQVFNNWLSRVGISVTYVDMADLQAWDAGFRDNTRLVFVETPSNPLMQLVDIAGLSALCKTRGVPLAVDNCFLTPILQKPLALGADFVIHSATKYLDGQGRCVGGAIVGDAQRVGKDIFGFMRNCGPCMSPFNAWVFFKGLETLKVRMDAHARHANEVALWLAQHPKVDTVHFPGLPQHPQYALAQAQQRTGGGIVSFEVKGGRDTAWRFIDATRLCSITANLGDARTTVTHPASTTHGRISAEARAAAGITEGLVRIAVGLEDPVDLIADLDRALGGA; encoded by the coding sequence ATGACCCTACCGATTGACCCTGACTGGTCCACCGCGACGCTGGGCGTTCGCGCCGCAGCGCCCGAGACGCTGAGCCGTGATCACTCACTGCCGATTGCGCTGACCTCGAGCTTCACCTTCGAATCGGCGGCGCAGGCGGCTGCGTCGTTTGCCGATCCGGACCCTGATGCGTTCATTTATTCGCGCTTTACCAACCCCACGGTGCAGGCGTTCGAGCAGCGACTGGCGGCGATGGAGGGCGGCGAATCCTGCATCGCCACCGCCAGCGGCATGGCGGCGATCTTCACCCTGTGTCTGGCGGTGATGAAAACCGGCGATCACCTGCTGACGTCGCGGGGGTTGTTCGGCTCGACCACTCAGGTGTTTAACAACTGGCTGTCGCGGGTGGGCATTTCAGTGACCTACGTCGACATGGCCGATCTGCAGGCCTGGGATGCCGGCTTTCGCGACAACACGCGGCTGGTGTTTGTCGAAACCCCATCGAACCCGCTGATGCAGCTGGTGGACATCGCCGGCCTGTCAGCCTTGTGCAAGACGCGCGGCGTGCCGCTGGCGGTGGACAACTGCTTTTTGACGCCCATCCTGCAAAAGCCGCTGGCGCTGGGCGCCGACTTTGTCATCCACTCGGCCACCAAGTACCTCGACGGCCAGGGTCGCTGTGTGGGCGGCGCCATCGTCGGTGACGCGCAGCGCGTCGGCAAAGACATCTTCGGCTTCATGCGCAATTGCGGTCCGTGTATGAGCCCCTTCAATGCCTGGGTGTTTTTCAAGGGGCTGGAAACGCTCAAGGTGCGGATGGACGCCCACGCCCGTCACGCCAACGAGGTGGCCCTGTGGCTGGCGCAGCACCCCAAGGTCGACACCGTGCATTTTCCGGGTCTGCCGCAGCATCCGCAGTACGCCCTGGCGCAGGCACAGCAACGCACAGGCGGCGGCATCGTCAGCTTTGAGGTCAAGGGGGGGCGCGACACGGCGTGGCGCTTCATCGATGCCACGCGGCTGTGCTCGATCACCGCCAATCTGGGTGACGCACGCACCACGGTCACGCATCCGGCATCGACCACGCACGGGCGCATTTCGGCCGAGGCACGCGCTGCTGCGGGCATTACCGAAGGGCTGGTGCGCATCGCCGTGGGGCTGGAAGACCCGGTTGACCTGATCGCTGATCTGGATCGGGCGCTTGGCGGCGCATGA
- the purF gene encoding amidophosphoribosyltransferase, translating to MCGIAGVVSQSGPVAQELFDALTMLQHRGQDAAGIITNNLQRLYLRKENGLVRDVFHKEEHMVGLIGPMGVGHVRYPTAGRSSMAEAQPFYTNTPFGISLSHNGNLTNADELKQALFAEDRRHLNTDSDSEVLLNVFAHELMMRNTQRLVPEDVFAAVSGVHRRCRGAYACVAMITGYGLVGFRDPFGIRPVVYGKRETAHGVDYLIASESVALDALGYELLGDILPGEAIYITLEGVLHKRQCAVNPIYSPCIFEHVYLARPDSVMDDIYVYKARLRMGIKLAEKILRTWPDHDIDVVIPIPDTSRVAGAELAARLGVNYREGFIKNRYIGRTFIMPGQAQRKKSVRQKLNPVPIEFKGKNVMLVDDSIVRGTTSQEIVQMAREAGANKVYFASAAPPVRFPNVYGIDMPSASELVAHGRTDAELEQLLGADRLIYQDLEDLIDAVQHKESKIQRFDTSVFTGEYITQDITHEYLSQLELFRSDAAKQQRDRSNQTLIDIHNA from the coding sequence ATGTGTGGAATCGCCGGAGTCGTCTCGCAGTCCGGGCCGGTGGCCCAGGAGCTGTTTGACGCGCTGACCATGCTGCAGCACCGCGGGCAGGACGCCGCAGGCATCATCACCAACAACTTGCAACGGCTCTACCTGCGCAAGGAAAACGGTCTGGTGCGCGACGTGTTTCACAAGGAAGAGCACATGGTCGGCTTGATCGGCCCCATGGGCGTTGGGCACGTTCGCTACCCGACCGCGGGGCGCTCCAGCATGGCCGAAGCGCAACCGTTTTATACCAACACGCCGTTCGGCATCTCGCTGTCGCACAACGGCAACCTGACCAACGCCGACGAGCTGAAGCAGGCCCTGTTTGCCGAAGACCGGCGACACCTGAACACCGACTCCGACTCGGAAGTGCTGCTCAACGTCTTCGCCCACGAACTGATGATGCGCAACACCCAGCGACTGGTGCCCGAGGACGTGTTTGCGGCCGTCTCCGGCGTGCACCGCCGCTGCCGGGGGGCCTACGCCTGCGTGGCGATGATCACCGGCTACGGGCTGGTGGGCTTCCGCGACCCGTTCGGCATTCGGCCGGTGGTCTACGGCAAGCGTGAGACCGCACACGGCGTCGATTATCTGATCGCCTCCGAAAGCGTCGCGCTTGATGCGCTGGGCTACGAGTTGCTCGGCGATATTTTGCCCGGCGAGGCGATTTACATCACCCTTGAAGGCGTGCTTCACAAGCGGCAGTGCGCCGTGAATCCGATCTACTCACCGTGCATTTTCGAGCACGTGTACCTCGCCCGGCCCGACTCGGTGATGGACGACATTTACGTTTACAAAGCCCGGCTGCGCATGGGCATCAAGCTGGCCGAAAAGATTCTGCGCACCTGGCCGGACCACGACATTGATGTCGTGATCCCGATTCCCGACACCTCGCGCGTTGCCGGCGCCGAATTGGCCGCGCGGCTGGGCGTGAATTACCGCGAAGGTTTCATCAAGAATCGTTACATCGGCCGCACCTTCATCATGCCCGGCCAGGCGCAGCGCAAGAAAAGCGTGCGCCAGAAACTCAACCCGGTGCCGATCGAGTTCAAGGGTAAAAACGTGATGCTGGTGGACGACTCCATCGTCCGCGGCACCACCAGCCAGGAGATCGTACAGATGGCACGCGAGGCCGGCGCCAACAAGGTGTATTTCGCCTCGGCGGCGCCGCCTGTCCGGTTTCCCAACGTCTATGGCATCGACATGCCGTCGGCCTCCGAACTGGTTGCCCATGGCCGTACCGATGCTGAGCTCGAGCAGTTGCTCGGCGCCGACCGGCTGATTTACCAGGATCTCGAAGACCTGATCGATGCGGTTCAGCACAAGGAGTCGAAAATTCAGCGCTTCGACACCTCGGTGTTCACGGGCGAGTACATCACCCAGGACATCACCCATGAGTACCTCAGCCAGCTGGAATTGTTCCGGTCTGACGCCGCCAAACAGCAGCGCGACCGCAGCAACCAGACACTGATCGACATTCATAACGCTTGA
- a CDS encoding CvpA family protein has translation MNWLDYVILATLVLSTLVGVIRGVVREMFGLGTWVFAFVMAFYFADAAASALSGLIGDPALRVLTAYAGVFLAVLAIGAILTALLANWIRQTGLSAADRTLGGGFGLVRAVLLVGAGALLVDLAEAQDASWWQNSDLAGHFDIVRRAIAAMLPEAWLDALRPDPVDTSAPQT, from the coding sequence ATGAATTGGTTGGACTACGTGATTCTCGCGACGCTGGTGCTCTCGACCCTGGTCGGCGTGATTCGCGGTGTGGTGCGCGAAATGTTCGGCCTTGGCACCTGGGTTTTTGCCTTCGTGATGGCTTTTTACTTTGCCGATGCTGCAGCCTCGGCGCTGTCAGGGCTGATTGGCGATCCAGCCTTGCGGGTGCTGACCGCCTACGCGGGTGTGTTTCTGGCGGTCCTCGCCATCGGCGCCATCTTGACCGCGCTGCTCGCCAACTGGATTCGCCAAACCGGCCTTTCGGCGGCTGATCGCACCCTGGGCGGTGGTTTCGGTCTGGTGCGTGCGGTGCTGTTGGTGGGCGCGGGGGCCTTGCTGGTCGACCTTGCCGAGGCCCAAGACGCCTCTTGGTGGCAGAACTCCGATCTGGCCGGTCATTTCGACATTGTCCGGCGGGCCATCGCAGCCATGCTGCCCGAGGCCTGGCTGGACGCACTGCGGCCCGACCCGGTGGACACGTCGGCGCCGCAAACCTGA
- a CDS encoding SPOR domain-containing protein: MDEGLIRRLLGGLVLIVLAWLAAALLPPPKPVTERDEDTVVIDLRPAEAPAPGVSALPSAEPTSAETVETPLTTPVPVATPVVPTAPAATPRPTAAPTPAVRPSPTAAPPPAPTAAQAPPAAGDFWVQVGAYGTRESAEQVRESLGVAGLSARVISADVGGKQVHRVRVGPFKSRAAAESAHARAVLLGYDNAQVVGS, translated from the coding sequence GTGGATGAGGGTCTGATACGCCGCCTGCTGGGCGGGCTGGTGTTGATCGTGCTGGCATGGCTGGCTGCCGCCTTGCTGCCGCCCCCGAAGCCGGTCACCGAGCGCGATGAAGACACGGTGGTGATCGACCTGCGTCCGGCTGAAGCGCCGGCGCCCGGCGTGTCGGCGCTGCCGTCTGCTGAGCCGACCTCGGCGGAGACCGTCGAGACACCTTTGACGACGCCGGTGCCGGTGGCCACCCCGGTGGTGCCGACCGCGCCGGCGGCCACGCCACGGCCGACTGCGGCACCGACCCCGGCGGTCCGACCCAGCCCGACCGCCGCGCCACCGCCAGCGCCGACCGCTGCACAGGCGCCGCCGGCAGCCGGTGACTTCTGGGTTCAGGTCGGCGCCTATGGCACGCGTGAAAGCGCCGAACAGGTGCGGGAGTCGCTGGGCGTGGCTGGACTTTCAGCGCGGGTGATCAGCGCTGATGTCGGGGGCAAGCAGGTGCATCGGGTCCGCGTCGGGCCGTTCAAGTCGCGCGCCGCGGCCGAGTCGGCACACGCGCGCGCGGTGTTGCTCGGCTACGACAATGCGCAGGTGGTGGGGTCGTGA
- a CDS encoding bifunctional folylpolyglutamate synthase/dihydrofolate synthase — translation MTTDLAASPGPHASLALWLDWQLARHPTEIQLGLDRVTEVADRLGLRQAPPLTVTIGGTNGKGAATRLAADLLQLAGQCVGQFTSPHLHDYTERIVVDGSPVSPATIVEAFCAIELARGDTPLTYFEFGTLAALWVFRARGCTAQVLEVGLGGRLDAVNLLDADAALVTSIGTDHGDWLGESREAIGVEKAGIFRAGRVAVCAEHAPPVNLAPHLAQAGITPLWIGDDFSVIDSGGVQWQWQRKGGQTRRLSKPPRLPGLHQLRNAAGVITLLDGLAPRVALTNDLIDTALRRWQLPGRFERVGRHVLDVAHNAEAALALAALLPGLPQPVHLVLGMLADKPADAVLAALAPQVQSVLLVDTAGPRGQSALALAQRLAAASETLPRQPEVIGDLASALARAAEGDGTVLVSGSFMTVGAARAMLIGEEAASG, via the coding sequence GTGACCACCGACTTGGCGGCCTCGCCCGGACCGCACGCCAGTCTCGCGCTGTGGCTGGACTGGCAACTCGCCCGGCACCCCACCGAGATCCAGTTGGGTCTTGATCGGGTGACCGAGGTCGCTGACCGCCTGGGCCTGCGGCAAGCGCCGCCGCTGACCGTGACGATTGGCGGCACCAACGGCAAGGGCGCCGCCACCCGGCTGGCGGCTGACCTGCTGCAGTTGGCGGGTCAGTGCGTGGGTCAGTTCACTTCGCCGCACTTGCATGACTACACCGAGCGCATCGTCGTCGACGGTTCGCCGGTCAGTCCGGCGACCATCGTCGAGGCGTTTTGCGCCATCGAGTTGGCGCGCGGCGACACGCCGCTGACCTATTTTGAGTTCGGCACGCTGGCGGCGCTGTGGGTGTTCCGCGCGCGCGGCTGTACCGCGCAGGTGCTGGAGGTGGGCCTGGGCGGGCGGCTCGACGCGGTCAATCTGCTCGACGCCGACGCCGCGCTGGTCACCAGCATCGGCACCGATCACGGCGACTGGCTGGGCGAAAGCCGCGAGGCCATCGGGGTTGAGAAGGCCGGCATCTTTCGCGCCGGGCGTGTGGCGGTCTGCGCCGAACACGCGCCGCCCGTCAATTTGGCACCGCACCTCGCCCAGGCAGGCATCACGCCGCTGTGGATCGGCGATGATTTTTCGGTGATCGACAGCGGCGGCGTGCAATGGCAATGGCAACGCAAAGGCGGCCAGACGCGGCGACTGTCGAAGCCGCCACGGCTGCCAGGCCTGCATCAATTGCGCAATGCCGCGGGCGTGATCACCCTGCTCGACGGTCTGGCGCCGCGTGTGGCCCTGACCAATGACCTGATCGACACCGCCCTGCGCCGCTGGCAGTTGCCAGGGCGCTTTGAGCGCGTCGGGCGCCATGTGCTCGATGTGGCGCACAACGCCGAAGCGGCGTTGGCGCTGGCGGCGCTGCTGCCCGGCCTGCCGCAGCCGGTGCATCTGGTGCTGGGCATGCTCGCCGACAAACCCGCCGATGCCGTGCTGGCGGCGCTTGCCCCACAGGTGCAATCGGTGTTGCTGGTCGACACGGCGGGGCCACGCGGCCAGTCGGCGCTCGCGCTGGCGCAACGCTTGGCCGCTGCGTCGGAGACGCTGCCACGGCAGCCCGAAGTGATTGGCGACCTGGCCAGCGCATTGGCGCGCGCTGCCGAAGGTGACGGCACGGTGCTGGTCAGTGGTTCGTTCATGACCGTTGGCGCGGCCCGCGCCATGCTGATCGGCGAGGAGGCGGCGAGTGGATGA